TGGGTTCGCCCAGCTTCGACCTGGTCGGTGTGTCCTACGGCACGCGGGTCGCGCAGCAATACCTGATGCACTATCCCGATGCGGTGCGCAGCGTGGTGCTCGACTCACCGGTGCCGAACCAGGTCGTGCTGGGCGAGGATTTCGCCGAGAACCTCAACCGTGCCCTGAAGCTGGACTTCGCGCAGTGCGCTGCCACCCCGGCCTGCAAGAAGCGCTTCGGCGATCCGATGCAGACGCTCTACCAGCTTCGCGACGCGTTGCGCGCCAATCCGCACACGGTGACCTTCCGCGATCCGCTGAGCTGGGACATGGTGACCCGGCCGCTGAACCAGTACGCGCTGGCCAGCGTGGTACGCATGTTTGCCTATACCTCGGAAACAGCGGCGCTGCTGCCGTTGTCGATCGACGCAGCCGCGCACGGCGACGTGGGTCCGCTGCTGGGCCAGGCCCGGCTGTTGAACGGCGATCTCAGCGGCGACATGAACAACGGCATGTCGATGAGCGTGATCTGCAGCGAGGACGCGGACCTGCTCAAACCGCGGCCGCAGGATGCCAACACCATCCTCGGCAATCACCTGATCGATGCGATCCAGACCGAGTGCTCGGTCTGGCCGCACGGCAGCAGGCCGGCCGATTTCCATGCGCCGCTGAAGAGCAGCAAGCCGATTCTGATCCTCTCCGGCCAGTTCGACCCGGTGACGCCGCCGTCCTACGGCAAGACCATCCTGGCCGGCCTAAGCGACGCGCGGCAGCTGATCTTCAAGGGCCAGGGCCACAGTGAGCTGATGCGCGGCTGCATGCCCAGGCTGCTGACCCGCTTCATCGACAAGCCGGACCCCGCACAACTGGACGCGCATTGTCTGGACCGGCTTGGACCTACGCCGGCCTTCATCAACTTCAATGGAGCCACGCCATGATCGAGGTGACCCATCTGCGCAAGGCGTTCGGCACGGTCAAGGCCGTGGACGACGTCAGCTTCACGGCCCGCGACGGCGAGATCACCGGCCTGCTCGGTCCCAACGGCGCTGGCAAGACGACCACGCTGCGCATGCTCTACACCCTGATGCAGCCGGATGGCGGTCAGGTCAGGGTGGACGGTATCGATGCGGCGGTCGATCCGCTGGAGGTACGTCGCCGCCTGGGCGTGCTGCCTGACGCGCGAGGCCTGTACAAGCGCCTCACCGCCCGCGAGAACATCGCGTATTTCGCACGGCTACATGGCATGGATACGGCGCTGCTGCAGTCCCGCCTGGACGGCCTGGTCGACACCCTTGAGATGCGCGACATCCTCGACCGTCGTGCCGAGGGCTTCTCGCAGGGCCAGCGGGTCAAGACCGCGATCGCCCGCGCGCTGATCCACGACCCCAGGAACGTGATTTTGGACGAACCGACCAATGGCCTCGACGTGATGGCCACGCGCGGCCTGCGCCAGTTCATGCAAGCGCTGAAGGCCGAGGGGCGTTGCGTACTTTTTTCCAGCCACATCATGCAGGAGGTGGCGGCACTGTGTGATCGCATCGTGGTGATCGCGCACGGTCGCGTGGTGGCCGACGAGACGCCCGACGCGCTGCGCGCGCAGACCGGCGAGACCAATCTGGAGGATGCCTTCGTGAAGATCATCGGCAGCGGGGAGGGCCTGCTCGCATGAACGCCCTGACCGTCTTCTTCAAGGAAGTGAAGGAAAACCTGCGCGACAAGCGCACCGTGATGAGCGCGCTGCTGTACGGCCCGCTGATCGGCCCGATCATGTTCGTGCTGATCCTCAGCACTTCGGTGACGCGCGACCTCAACAAGGCCGACCAGCCGCTGAAGCTGCCGGTGATCGGCGCCCAGTACGCGCCGAACCTGATCCACGCACTGGAGCAGCAGGGCTTGCAGCCCGAGCCGCCGATCGCCAACCCGGAGCTTGCGGTACGGCAGCAGGACGCCGATCTGGTGCTGCGCATCCCCGCCGATTTCGGCAAGGCATGGTCGAAGGGCGAATCGGCCCAGGTGGAAGTGATCTACGACGCCTCTCGGCAGGACACCAACGGACCCGAAAAGCGGCTGGAGAAAATGCTCAAGGCCTACGCCGCCACCCAGGGGGCGATGCGGTTGGTGGCGCGTGGCCTGTCGCCGGACCTGATGGCGCCGATCCATGTCGACGTGCGCGACCAGTCCACACCCCAGTCACGGGCGGGCATGATGTTCGGCATCCTGCCGTACTTCTTCGTGCTCACTGTGTTCCTGGGCGGCATGTACCTGGCGATCGACCTCAACGCGGGCGAGCGCGAACGTCAGTCGCTGGAACCGCTGTTCGCCAACCCGGTGCCTCGCTGGCAGATCCTGCTGGGCAAACTGGGGGCGATCTGCGCGTTCTCGCTGGCCAGCCTGTTGATCAGCGTGGTGGCGTTCGGTGTGTCCGGCCGCTTCCTGCCGACCGACAAGCTGGGCATGTCGCTGGATCTCGGCTTCGCCTTCGGCGCCCGCGTGCTGCTGCTGATGCTGCCGCTGGTGGTGCTGCTGGCGGCGCTGCAGACGCTGGTGGCGGCATTCGCCAAGAGCTACCGCGAGGCACAGACCTACCTGCAGATCCTGATGATCATCCCGATCCTGCCGTCGATCCTGCTCACGTTCACCCCGGTGAAAGTGGCCGGCTGGATGTATGCGGTGCCGTTGCTGGCGCAGCAGGTGGGCATCACCCAACTGCTGCGCGGCAGCACGGTTGGCGCGTCGCAGATCGGTCTGTGCCTGGCATGTGGTTTTGCCGCGGCACTAGTGGCGCTGTTCGCCACGGCGTGGGTGTACCGGTCCGAGCGGCTGGCGATCTCGGCCTGAGCGGGCGAGCCGCTTCCCGCTGCGGAAGCGGCTCAGGGCGCGGTGGCTGACATCCACTGCGCCACCGCCTGCGGATGTTCCAGATGCAGGTGGTGGCCGCCATCCATATGGGCAAGGGCGATCTGCGGCACGCAGCTTGCCCGTTCGCGCATCTGCGTGGCGGGAAGGTAGGGCGTGGTCGGGCGGGACAGCAGCAGCGAGGTCGGCGCCTCGATACCGGCGAGCAGGGCGCGGATCTGCGTTTCGGCGAGGCGTATGGGCGTGGGCCGGACCAGCCGCGGATCGCTGCGCCAGTGCCAGCCTTCCGGGGTCGCGCGCAGGCCGCGTTCGATGATCGGGCGGGCCAGCCCGGCAGGCAGCCCGCTGGCGATGGCGCGGGCGCTGGCGGCCTGGTCG
This window of the Dyella sp. A6 genome carries:
- a CDS encoding alpha/beta fold hydrolase encodes the protein MSMSTRNKMRIAVVVVAAGWFGWSWWHGRHRAATADTTTASAPAAATPVAVAKPLPPDTPRSWKVGSLTLHSCELGRPGSGATVAGWCTTFVVPENRADPHSRKIGLKLALIRSEASKPDKDMAVLLAGGPGEAATASWSMVAPAFQGVLKHHDVLLLDQRGTGGSHPLSCDAAEQNNDNVSVGGLDLNQLRTQTQACLAEVSKRADPRYYTTTIAVQDLEDVRKALGSPSFDLVGVSYGTRVAQQYLMHYPDAVRSVVLDSPVPNQVVLGEDFAENLNRALKLDFAQCAATPACKKRFGDPMQTLYQLRDALRANPHTVTFRDPLSWDMVTRPLNQYALASVVRMFAYTSETAALLPLSIDAAAHGDVGPLLGQARLLNGDLSGDMNNGMSMSVICSEDADLLKPRPQDANTILGNHLIDAIQTECSVWPHGSRPADFHAPLKSSKPILILSGQFDPVTPPSYGKTILAGLSDARQLIFKGQGHSELMRGCMPRLLTRFIDKPDPAQLDAHCLDRLGPTPAFINFNGATP
- a CDS encoding ABC transporter permease, coding for MNALTVFFKEVKENLRDKRTVMSALLYGPLIGPIMFVLILSTSVTRDLNKADQPLKLPVIGAQYAPNLIHALEQQGLQPEPPIANPELAVRQQDADLVLRIPADFGKAWSKGESAQVEVIYDASRQDTNGPEKRLEKMLKAYAATQGAMRLVARGLSPDLMAPIHVDVRDQSTPQSRAGMMFGILPYFFVLTVFLGGMYLAIDLNAGERERQSLEPLFANPVPRWQILLGKLGAICAFSLASLLISVVAFGVSGRFLPTDKLGMSLDLGFAFGARVLLLMLPLVVLLAALQTLVAAFAKSYREAQTYLQILMIIPILPSILLTFTPVKVAGWMYAVPLLAQQVGITQLLRGSTVGASQIGLCLACGFAAALVALFATAWVYRSERLAISA
- a CDS encoding ATP-binding cassette domain-containing protein, with the protein product MIEVTHLRKAFGTVKAVDDVSFTARDGEITGLLGPNGAGKTTTLRMLYTLMQPDGGQVRVDGIDAAVDPLEVRRRLGVLPDARGLYKRLTARENIAYFARLHGMDTALLQSRLDGLVDTLEMRDILDRRAEGFSQGQRVKTAIARALIHDPRNVILDEPTNGLDVMATRGLRQFMQALKAEGRCVLFSSHIMQEVAALCDRIVVIAHGRVVADETPDALRAQTGETNLEDAFVKIIGSGEGLLA